One window of Bacillus alkalicellulosilyticus genomic DNA carries:
- a CDS encoding MarR family winged helix-turn-helix transcriptional regulator, which yields MNLMTKQMLLLMVRALYFCMEEQWAQLAKHFDVSPAQQHILFLLSTNNKVLSPSQLSELGCWHLSTVTRLVKPLVDKGYVTVQKDKKRPKCKEVILTETGVALLHEISKQVNVMPEFPLIVSHLSDEELLQFIHLGQKILDAHKGEQFKKVVLQAVMEGMDYEEVL from the coding sequence ATGAATTTAATGACGAAGCAAATGTTATTACTGATGGTACGAGCTTTATATTTTTGCATGGAAGAACAGTGGGCACAGTTGGCAAAACATTTTGATGTGTCGCCGGCACAACAGCACATCTTATTTTTGTTATCTACCAATAACAAAGTTCTTTCGCCTTCCCAACTAAGTGAACTTGGGTGTTGGCATCTTTCCACAGTGACAAGACTAGTAAAACCATTAGTTGATAAAGGATATGTCACCGTACAAAAAGATAAAAAACGTCCCAAATGTAAAGAGGTCATTCTAACAGAAACTGGAGTTGCATTGTTACATGAAATTTCCAAGCAGGTGAATGTGATGCCAGAGTTTCCGTTGATAGTTAGCCATTTATCAGATGAAGAATTATTGCAATTTATACATTTAGGTCAAAAGATATTAGATGCCCACAAGGGTGAACAATTTAAAAAAGTTGTACTCCAAGCAGTTATGGAAGGAATGGACTATGAAGAAGTACTTTAA
- a CDS encoding 2-isopropylmalate synthase, giving the protein MKNVNKYARGYFMPPVTSLKWTEKEYITEAPTWCSVDLRDGNQALVIPMNLEEKLEYFQMLVKIGFKEIEVGFPAASETEYMFLRTLIENNLIPDDVTIQVLTQSRDHIIKKTFESLKGAKNAVVHLYNSTSLAQREQVFRKSKEQIADIAVTGAKLLKKYAAETEGNFQFQYSPESFTGTEIEFALDVCNQVLDEWQPTADNKVIINLPATVSMSMPHVYASQIEYMSENMKYRNNVILSIHPHNDRGTGVADAELSLLAGGQRIEGTLFGNGERTGNVDIVTLALNLYSHGVDPGLNFENILEIIEVYERLTRMKVPERQPYSGKLVFAAFSGSHQDAIAKGMKWHDEQQSEAWSVPYLLIDPKDIGREYEGDVIRINSQSGKGGIGYVLEQHYGLDLPPKMREGFGYAVKDVSDKFQKELMPNEIYDIFNEQFVNLTSPIEFVSYSFTQHDNFETKVTVSIDGNVEELIGTGNGRLDAINNAIKEKLGLEYNDLFYKEHALETGSKARAVSYVSITDPNGTVSWGCGIDVDIMTSSVKALFSAVNKLIKD; this is encoded by the coding sequence ATGAAAAACGTAAATAAATATGCTAGAGGCTATTTTATGCCTCCCGTCACAAGCTTAAAATGGACAGAAAAAGAATATATTACCGAAGCCCCAACATGGTGTAGCGTTGACCTTCGCGATGGGAATCAAGCGTTAGTGATTCCAATGAACTTAGAAGAAAAACTTGAATATTTTCAAATGTTAGTCAAGATTGGCTTTAAAGAAATTGAGGTTGGTTTTCCAGCCGCATCTGAAACAGAATACATGTTTTTACGAACGTTAATTGAAAACAATTTAATACCAGATGATGTGACGATTCAAGTGTTAACTCAATCAAGAGATCACATCATTAAAAAAACGTTTGAATCCTTAAAAGGAGCTAAAAACGCTGTCGTTCATTTATATAATTCAACTTCACTTGCCCAGCGTGAACAAGTGTTCAGAAAATCAAAAGAACAAATTGCTGACATTGCGGTCACTGGAGCAAAATTATTAAAAAAATATGCGGCTGAAACAGAAGGGAACTTTCAATTCCAATACTCTCCTGAAAGTTTTACAGGAACGGAAATTGAATTCGCATTAGATGTCTGTAATCAAGTTCTTGATGAGTGGCAACCAACGGCAGATAATAAGGTCATTATTAACCTCCCTGCTACCGTTTCAATGTCTATGCCACACGTGTATGCGAGTCAAATTGAATACATGAGTGAGAACATGAAATACAGAAACAATGTCATTCTTTCCATTCATCCACACAACGACAGAGGTACAGGTGTTGCAGATGCTGAACTTAGCTTGTTAGCTGGCGGACAACGTATTGAGGGAACATTGTTTGGAAACGGTGAACGAACAGGTAATGTGGATATCGTCACCCTAGCTTTAAACCTTTACTCTCACGGAGTTGACCCGGGCCTTAATTTTGAAAATATATTAGAAATTATTGAAGTGTATGAGCGCCTTACACGAATGAAAGTACCTGAAAGACAGCCTTATAGTGGAAAACTTGTCTTTGCCGCATTTTCTGGTTCTCATCAGGACGCCATTGCCAAAGGAATGAAATGGCATGACGAACAGCAAAGCGAAGCATGGTCCGTCCCATATTTGTTAATTGACCCTAAAGATATTGGACGTGAGTATGAGGGTGATGTGATTCGTATAAATAGTCAATCTGGTAAAGGTGGCATTGGTTATGTGCTTGAACAGCATTACGGTCTTGATCTTCCACCTAAAATGCGCGAAGGTTTTGGCTATGCGGTTAAAGATGTATCCGATAAGTTCCAAAAAGAACTTATGCCAAATGAAATTTATGACATTTTTAACGAACAGTTCGTCAATCTAACATCTCCGATTGAATTCGTAAGCTATAGCTTCACCCAGCATGATAATTTTGAAACAAAGGTTACTGTTTCTATTGATGGAAACGTCGAAGAGCTTATCGGTACAGGGAACGGAAGACTAGATGCCATTAACAACGCAATAAAAGAAAAGCTTGGCCTAGAATACAATGATTTGTTTTATAAAGAACACGCACTTGAAACAGGTTCAAAAGCACGCGCTGTCTCTTATGTTTCCATCACTGACCCTAATGGCACTGTCTCATGGGGCTGTGGAATTGATGTAGACATTATGACCTCATCGGTAAAAGCATTGTTTAGCGCTGTAAATAAATTAATCAAAGACTAA
- a CDS encoding Crp/Fnr family transcriptional regulator, with protein MKLDVIKKHLLGVSLFKELSEEEIQPIVDISQFRTFRAKSFVFMQGDPLDRVFFIHKGKVKIHKIDESGKEQIVSVLQAGEMFPHAGFFRKGSFPAHAEILEQTELIVVPIGLFEEILVKKPELCIKLFRVLGEKIVDLQNRLEEKILRDTYEQIIMLLLRLCKSNGIQIGDIHKITTHFTNRELANMIGTSRETMNRTINRLRKKGLLDINEAGCLLINSSKLKEEIL; from the coding sequence ATGAAGTTAGATGTTATTAAAAAGCATTTACTTGGTGTATCACTATTCAAAGAGCTTTCAGAAGAGGAAATACAACCAATTGTAGACATTTCACAATTCCGAACGTTCCGTGCTAAGTCATTTGTATTTATGCAAGGAGACCCGTTGGACCGTGTATTTTTTATCCATAAAGGCAAGGTGAAGATCCACAAAATTGATGAATCTGGAAAAGAACAAATTGTTTCAGTTTTACAAGCAGGCGAAATGTTCCCACATGCTGGTTTTTTTCGAAAGGGTAGTTTCCCAGCACATGCTGAAATATTGGAACAAACCGAACTAATTGTAGTTCCGATTGGACTATTTGAAGAAATACTCGTGAAAAAACCAGAGCTTTGTATCAAATTATTTAGAGTATTAGGAGAGAAAATTGTTGACCTTCAAAACCGGTTAGAAGAAAAGATACTACGTGATACGTATGAGCAAATAATAATGTTGTTGCTTCGATTATGTAAATCAAACGGTATACAAATAGGAGATATCCATAAAATCACGACACATTTTACAAACCGAGAACTTGCGAACATGATTGGAACATCTAGAGAAACAATGAACCGAACAATTAATCGTCTTCGAAAAAAAGGTCTACTTGATATCAATGAAGCGGGTTGTTTACTCATTAATTCTAGTAAATTAAAGGAGGAAATCCTCTAA
- the recQ gene encoding DNA helicase RecQ produces the protein MLTEAEQLLQRYFGYPSFRNGQKQIVERVLAGQNSLGIMPTGGGKSICYQIPAMLMPGVTLVISPLISLMKDQVDALNQAGIPATYINSSISQQELEDRLMRMMREDYKLIYIAPERLGDSYFQSMISRIEITMIAIDEAHCISQWGHDFRPSYRSISTYIDSLQPKPLILALTATATEQVQEDICRHLHIEDENTVVTGARRDNLLLQVVKGQDKFTFVRNYLKNHSLDSGIIYTSTRKQADALYEKLLEKGIKVGKYHGGLNEHDRADSQEAFLRDDINVMVATNAFGMGIDKSNVRFVIHYNLARTIEAYYQEAGRAGRDGVDSECILLFSADDIRIQKFLIEQSEIAEERKGLEYKKLQQMVDYCHTDGCLQQYIGRYFNDIFEPCGKCSNCTDDTESIDLTKEAQMVFSCVKRMNEAFGRTLVAQVLTGSKNQKVTSLRFDKLSTYGLLKHWSAKNVAALIDFLVAEQFLQTSEGAYPTVKLTTNAVEVLKGGKLVFKRERREETSVQANNDIFEELRQWRKELATEANVPPYVIFSDKTLREVSKIIPLSNEELLQIHGIGEQKLVKYGEALLAFLQPFEDQKKEAEPKLASVQQSMKPKTPSHLITLELFRQGLTPGDIATQRESSVETILTHLEKCKDSGEDIDLSQFINEQHQPLIKAAIEKVGAERLKPIKEELPDEVTYFEIRYTLQQLAEQN, from the coding sequence ATGCTTACTGAAGCAGAACAGCTGTTACAGCGTTATTTTGGATACCCTTCATTTCGGAACGGCCAAAAGCAAATTGTTGAACGAGTTCTAGCTGGTCAAAACAGTTTAGGAATCATGCCAACAGGTGGTGGGAAATCAATTTGTTATCAAATACCAGCTATGCTTATGCCTGGTGTAACGTTAGTCATTTCCCCATTAATCTCTCTTATGAAAGACCAAGTTGATGCCCTAAATCAAGCGGGGATTCCTGCGACCTATATAAATAGCTCTATTTCTCAACAAGAGTTAGAAGACCGTTTGATGAGAATGATGAGAGAGGATTATAAGCTTATCTATATCGCTCCAGAGCGATTAGGAGATTCTTATTTTCAATCGATGATCTCTAGAATCGAGATTACGATGATTGCGATAGACGAGGCACACTGTATTTCGCAATGGGGCCATGATTTTAGGCCAAGCTATCGTTCGATTTCAACATATATTGATTCGTTGCAGCCTAAACCATTAATTTTAGCGTTAACGGCAACCGCTACCGAACAAGTTCAAGAAGACATATGCAGACATCTACATATTGAGGATGAGAATACGGTTGTCACTGGGGCACGTCGAGACAACCTTCTATTACAAGTTGTTAAGGGACAGGATAAATTCACCTTTGTTCGAAATTATTTAAAAAACCATTCACTAGATTCAGGGATTATATACACTTCGACCCGTAAGCAAGCGGATGCTTTATATGAAAAGCTGCTAGAAAAGGGAATAAAGGTAGGAAAGTATCACGGGGGCCTGAATGAACATGACAGAGCTGATTCCCAAGAGGCGTTCTTGCGAGATGATATCAATGTTATGGTTGCGACCAATGCGTTCGGTATGGGGATTGATAAATCGAATGTGCGCTTTGTCATTCACTATAATCTAGCGCGAACGATCGAAGCGTACTATCAAGAAGCCGGTCGTGCCGGTCGTGATGGAGTAGATAGTGAATGTATCCTTCTATTCTCAGCAGATGATATCCGCATTCAAAAATTCTTAATTGAGCAGTCGGAAATCGCGGAGGAACGCAAAGGACTTGAATATAAAAAGCTTCAGCAAATGGTTGACTACTGTCATACCGATGGCTGCTTACAGCAATACATTGGACGGTATTTCAATGACATTTTTGAGCCATGCGGCAAGTGCTCTAATTGTACGGATGATACAGAATCTATTGACTTAACAAAAGAAGCGCAAATGGTGTTTTCTTGTGTTAAACGGATGAATGAAGCTTTTGGAAGAACGCTTGTTGCTCAAGTCCTTACAGGGTCTAAAAATCAGAAAGTAACGTCACTTCGTTTCGATAAGCTGTCCACATACGGTTTGCTAAAACATTGGTCTGCGAAAAATGTAGCTGCTTTAATTGATTTTTTAGTGGCCGAACAATTTTTACAAACAAGCGAGGGAGCTTACCCGACGGTTAAACTTACAACAAATGCAGTCGAAGTGTTAAAAGGGGGAAAACTGGTTTTTAAGCGTGAACGAAGAGAAGAGACATCGGTACAGGCGAATAACGATATCTTTGAAGAACTTCGACAGTGGCGAAAAGAACTGGCTACGGAAGCGAATGTTCCGCCATATGTTATCTTCTCGGATAAGACACTTCGGGAAGTGAGCAAAATCATTCCTTTATCAAATGAGGAGTTATTACAAATTCATGGAATCGGTGAGCAAAAATTAGTGAAGTATGGGGAAGCGCTTTTAGCCTTCTTACAACCGTTTGAGGACCAAAAGAAGGAAGCAGAACCAAAACTAGCATCCGTTCAACAAAGCATGAAACCCAAAACTCCAAGCCATCTCATTACATTAGAATTGTTTAGGCAAGGGTTAACGCCGGGAGACATTGCAACACAACGTGAAAGTTCAGTTGAAACGATTTTAACCCATCTCGAAAAATGTAAAGATAGTGGAGAGGACATCGACCTGTCACAATTTATAAACGAACAGCATCAACCCTTAATTAAAGCTGCAATCGAAAAAGTAGGGGCTGAGCGCTTAAAGCCAATAAAAGAGGAATTGCCAGACGAAGTTACGTATTTTGAAATACGGTACACGCTGCAACAGCTTGCCGAACAAAATTAA
- a CDS encoding ABC-F family ATP-binding cassette domain-containing protein: MLSVNNVSLRYGDRKLFEDVTIKFTPGNCYGLIGANGAGKSTFIKILSGEIESQTGEVNMAKGQRLAVLKQNHFEYEEHEVLSVVIMGHARLYEVMKEKDAIYMKDDFTDEDGIKAAELEGEFAELNGWEAESEAAILLKGLGIGEDLHYKKMADLTGGEKVKVLLAQTLFGKPDVLLLDEPTNHLDIKAIEWLEEFLITFENTVIVVSHDRHFLNKVCTHIADLDFGKIQIYVGNYDFWYESSQLAARMASDVNKKKEEKIKELQAFIARFSANASKSKQATSRKKLLDKIDLEDIKPSSRRYPFVQFTPEREIGNDVLVVEGLTKTIDGEKVLDNVSFRMNKDDKIALVGSDEIAKTTLFKILMGEMEPDSGSFKWGVTTSQAYFPKDNSAFFEKNDMDLVNWLRQYSPVDQSESFLRGFLGRMLFSGEEVLKKASVLSGGEKVRCMLSKMMLSGSNILLLDEPTNHLDLESITALNNGLIAFKGALIFTSHDYQFNNTIANRIIEITKSGLIDKQATYEEYMQSQLKQKNA, from the coding sequence ATGTTATCAGTTAATAATGTTAGCTTACGGTATGGAGATCGTAAGTTGTTTGAAGATGTTACGATTAAGTTCACACCTGGAAACTGTTATGGTCTAATTGGCGCAAACGGGGCTGGAAAGTCGACGTTTATTAAGATTTTGTCCGGAGAAATTGAATCACAAACGGGCGAAGTCAACATGGCTAAAGGACAACGATTAGCGGTATTAAAGCAGAATCACTTTGAATATGAGGAACACGAAGTTCTTTCTGTTGTCATTATGGGGCATGCTCGTCTCTATGAAGTCATGAAAGAAAAAGATGCGATTTATATGAAAGATGACTTTACAGATGAAGACGGGATTAAAGCGGCTGAACTCGAAGGCGAATTTGCTGAATTGAATGGGTGGGAAGCTGAATCTGAAGCTGCAATCTTACTAAAAGGACTTGGGATTGGCGAAGACTTACACTATAAGAAAATGGCTGATTTAACAGGTGGAGAAAAAGTAAAAGTTTTACTTGCTCAAACGTTGTTTGGAAAACCAGACGTTTTGCTATTAGATGAGCCTACCAATCACCTTGATATTAAAGCCATTGAATGGCTTGAAGAGTTTTTAATTACGTTTGAAAATACGGTTATCGTTGTCTCCCATGACCGTCACTTTTTAAACAAAGTATGTACACACATTGCCGATTTAGATTTTGGAAAAATTCAAATCTATGTTGGAAACTATGATTTTTGGTATGAATCTAGCCAGTTAGCTGCAAGAATGGCTTCAGATGTCAATAAGAAAAAAGAAGAAAAGATTAAAGAGCTACAAGCCTTTATTGCTAGGTTTAGTGCAAACGCATCTAAATCCAAGCAAGCAACTTCTCGAAAAAAACTTCTTGATAAAATTGACCTTGAGGACATTAAACCTTCTTCACGTAGATACCCATTCGTTCAGTTTACACCAGAGCGTGAAATTGGGAATGATGTGTTAGTCGTTGAAGGATTAACAAAAACGATTGATGGTGAGAAAGTCCTTGATAATGTGAGTTTTCGCATGAATAAGGATGATAAAATCGCGTTAGTAGGTTCAGACGAAATCGCGAAAACAACATTATTTAAAATTCTTATGGGCGAAATGGAACCAGACAGTGGTTCTTTTAAATGGGGAGTAACTACTTCACAGGCGTATTTCCCAAAAGATAACTCTGCTTTTTTTGAGAAAAATGACATGGACCTTGTCAACTGGCTTCGTCAATATTCACCTGTGGACCAAAGTGAAAGTTTCTTGCGTGGTTTTTTAGGTCGTATGCTCTTTTCAGGTGAAGAAGTATTAAAGAAAGCAAGTGTTCTCTCTGGGGGAGAAAAAGTCCGCTGTATGCTTTCAAAAATGATGTTAAGCGGATCAAATATTCTTCTTTTAGATGAGCCAACGAACCATTTGGACTTAGAATCAATTACAGCACTTAATAACGGATTAATCGCCTTTAAAGGTGCACTCATCTTCACATCACATGACTATCAATTTAACAATACGATTGCTAACCGCATTATCGAAATTACGAAATCAGGGTTAATTGATAAACAAGCAACATATGAAGAGTATATGCAAAGTCAATTGAAACAAAAGAATGCTTAA
- a CDS encoding ketopantoate reductase family protein — protein MKVLILGAGGVGGYFGGRLLEKGVDVTFLVREKRMLHLQKNGLVINSIHGNIKKHVTTIRSGMTHAPFDIIILTNKAYHLAQALDDIEPFVGKNTVIIPLLNGIKHLQIIVDRYGEEKVMGGLCFIETTLDQEGNIIQTSQVHDMVFGERNGERTKRAEQIAELFKMKSTTFRLSKNIMQDMWHKYMFITVLSGITTLMRSSIGPIQHDDYGKRLIRELFTEVEEIMLRVGAPIAEGMIDKYMVVMNKQDDTMKSSMLRDIEKGGEIEGDHLQGYLVSLADQYGIQAPLLRIVYKHLQVYEHNLNK, from the coding sequence ATGAAAGTTCTAATACTAGGTGCAGGTGGAGTCGGTGGATACTTTGGTGGTCGATTACTTGAAAAGGGCGTCGATGTAACATTTTTGGTTCGTGAAAAACGGATGCTTCATTTGCAGAAAAATGGGTTAGTGATTAATAGCATTCATGGCAATATAAAAAAGCACGTAACAACTATTAGGTCCGGAATGACTCACGCACCATTTGATATCATTATATTAACGAATAAAGCGTATCACCTTGCTCAAGCGTTGGATGATATCGAGCCGTTTGTAGGAAAAAATACAGTAATTATTCCTTTGTTAAATGGCATTAAGCACTTACAAATAATAGTGGACCGATACGGGGAAGAAAAGGTGATGGGGGGTCTTTGTTTTATTGAAACGACATTGGACCAAGAAGGAAACATCATTCAAACGAGTCAAGTTCATGATATGGTATTCGGTGAAAGAAACGGAGAACGAACAAAGCGTGCTGAACAGATAGCAGAATTATTTAAAATGAAGTCTACGACCTTTCGTTTAAGTAAGAACATCATGCAGGATATGTGGCACAAGTATATGTTCATTACAGTGTTATCTGGAATTACAACGTTAATGCGTTCTTCCATTGGACCGATACAACATGATGATTATGGAAAGCGACTCATTCGAGAGTTATTTACGGAAGTCGAGGAAATTATGCTTCGTGTAGGCGCGCCGATAGCAGAAGGAATGATTGATAAGTACATGGTTGTTATGAATAAACAGGATGACACAATGAAATCGTCAATGCTCCGCGATATCGAGAAGGGTGGGGAGATAGAAGGAGACCATTTGCAGGGGTATTTAGTATCTCTCGCGGATCAATATGGCATTCAAGCTCCACTCCTACGAATCGTTTATAAGCATTTACAAGTATATGAACATAACTTAAATAAATAG
- a CDS encoding DUF2515 family protein has protein sequence MIQTVSSFLDKVSHKASYYPKHLLYSSQHSLEKKQYENELTYNWKRLIIDKQILHELQEKLTKQKKLYIPSSLMSSDLSLIDTIKRKRKEANRNNITRTQAYLDFYKRNPEVHWSLLAHLVSRNGGWNMTDLKGSLLSPFFSEERTSDFFLFLEKANSNIFYDAYPQLLLYEESKKKGISFFHLLPYFDVSRFMRPFWDHFLEHKNSKLITIALIINEQHYIENRIVQHPYFKKNVVNTLLFKAQDVFQFTHVFFPYDFDNKVKLAGLSVQDFTNISERIDIGKRLYTLLFGVDTLFNDITSYVERQKHTGSRSDFWPTVFSTTPIEDHYKSMPHFLSKRRKPFIYSPHLQDAWKDVQHTSPSDKDWYQNGANPFSYFSTVDVPQEFEITKTYCLQLHQLTTVTDIQQLIR, from the coding sequence TTGATTCAAACAGTGTCTTCTTTTCTTGATAAAGTTAGTCATAAAGCATCGTACTACCCTAAACATCTCCTTTATTCGTCGCAGCACTCATTAGAAAAGAAACAATATGAGAATGAACTAACGTATAACTGGAAAAGACTTATTATCGACAAACAAATTCTTCATGAACTGCAGGAAAAACTGACTAAACAAAAAAAGTTGTATATTCCATCATCTTTAATGAGCTCTGATTTATCATTAATTGATACGATTAAAAGAAAAAGGAAAGAAGCGAATCGTAATAATATCACTAGAACTCAAGCATACCTTGACTTTTATAAGCGAAATCCAGAAGTACATTGGTCTTTGCTAGCTCATCTTGTCTCTCGAAATGGTGGATGGAATATGACCGACCTAAAAGGAAGCCTTCTATCCCCATTTTTTTCAGAAGAACGAACATCGGATTTCTTTTTATTCTTGGAAAAAGCAAATTCTAATATTTTCTATGATGCCTATCCCCAACTTCTTTTATATGAAGAAAGCAAAAAAAAGGGGATTAGTTTTTTTCACTTACTTCCCTACTTCGATGTCTCTCGGTTTATGAGACCTTTTTGGGACCACTTTTTAGAACATAAAAATTCTAAGTTGATTACAATTGCTTTAATTATTAATGAGCAACATTATATTGAAAATAGAATCGTTCAACATCCATATTTTAAAAAGAACGTCGTCAATACATTATTGTTTAAGGCCCAAGATGTCTTTCAGTTCACTCACGTCTTTTTCCCATACGACTTTGATAATAAAGTCAAACTAGCTGGACTTTCTGTACAGGATTTTACGAACATCTCAGAAAGAATCGACATTGGTAAGCGACTTTATACGCTTTTATTTGGAGTAGACACCCTTTTTAACGACATCACTTCTTATGTTGAGCGGCAAAAACATACTGGTTCAAGGTCTGATTTTTGGCCAACGGTATTCTCAACAACCCCAATTGAGGATCACTATAAAAGCATGCCTCATTTTTTGAGCAAACGACGAAAACCGTTTATTTATAGTCCCCATTTGCAGGATGCATGGAAAGATGTCCAACATACATCTCCATCGGATAAAGATTGGTACCAAAATGGAGCAAACCCATTTTCCTACTTCTCGACCGTTGATGTACCACAGGAGTTTGAAATCACAAAAACATACTGCTTACAACTCCATCAACTAACAACAGTAACCGACATCCAACAACTGATAAGATAA
- the ric gene encoding iron-sulfur cluster repair di-iron protein yields the protein MEHTFTETSIIGEIVTKFPKASDLFKSYRIDFCCSGNRPLIEAIEENQLSAEEVLSNLNNLYKETSALQESSIQWEEASYQELIDYIINKHHQYLSEELPQLSPYVTKVFRVHGSSQPHLGVIHKLFNELRVELEQHLIKEETEDFPLILDIEKNPTEEKYAKLQEVINNLENEHSHAGDILKTLREITDDYTPPEGACGTYRLVYSRLEALESDMFEHIHLENNVLFPRAAASM from the coding sequence ATGGAGCATACATTTACAGAAACGTCGATTATCGGTGAGATTGTGACTAAATTCCCAAAAGCAAGCGACCTTTTCAAATCATACAGAATTGATTTTTGTTGTAGTGGAAATAGACCATTAATAGAAGCTATCGAAGAAAATCAACTTTCAGCTGAAGAGGTATTATCTAACCTTAATAATCTATATAAAGAGACAAGCGCACTTCAAGAATCAAGTATCCAATGGGAAGAGGCCTCTTACCAAGAACTGATTGATTACATTATCAATAAACATCATCAGTATCTATCGGAGGAGTTGCCGCAACTGAGTCCTTACGTCACAAAGGTGTTTCGAGTCCATGGGTCATCACAACCTCACTTAGGAGTGATTCATAAACTGTTTAATGAACTTAGAGTTGAATTAGAACAACACCTTATTAAAGAGGAAACAGAAGATTTCCCACTCATATTAGACATCGAGAAAAACCCAACAGAAGAAAAATATGCAAAGCTCCAAGAAGTAATTAATAACTTAGAAAATGAACATAGCCATGCAGGTGATATTCTTAAAACTCTAAGAGAGATAACGGATGATTATACACCACCAGAAGGAGCATGCGGCACGTACCGGCTCGTATATTCCCGCCTTGAAGCCCTTGAATCTGATATGTTTGAACATATTCACCTAGAAAACAATGTATTGTTTCCACGGGCTGCAGCAAGCATGTAA